A stretch of Anaeromyxobacter dehalogenans 2CP-1 DNA encodes these proteins:
- the glpK gene encoding glycerol kinase GlpK — protein sequence MASYVLAIDQGTTGTTVLVLDRRLSPRARVNQEFRQIFPKPGWVEHDLEDIWGSTVSTVQRALREAGIRGSDVAAVGITNQRETTALWERRSSRPVAHAIVWQDRRTTDACAQLRSAGHEPLVRERTGLVLDPYFSATKLRWLLDNTKGARQKAEAGALAFGTIDSFLVWRLTGGAAHVTDVSNASRTLLMDLRERRWDRELLDLFGVPPNVLPEIRASSEVYGTTRGVKVLPDGIPVAGMAGDQQAALFGQACFRPGEAKCTYGTGAFLLQNVGPEPVMSSRGLLTTVAWTVGGETAYALEGSSFIAGAAVQWLRDGLGLIARAPDVEALAKQVKSTGELVFVPALAGLGAPHWRPEARGLIAGIDRGTTAAHLARATLEGIAFLIHDLAEAMRAEAGKPFPVFKVDGGASQNDLLMQFQADLLEVPVERPRMIETTALGAAFLAGLAVGFWKDREEIRRAWQVGKRFEPKMKPVEREQHVAKWRKAVQGA from the coding sequence GTGGCCAGCTACGTCCTCGCCATCGACCAGGGCACCACCGGCACCACCGTGCTGGTCCTCGACCGGCGCCTCTCGCCGCGCGCGCGCGTGAACCAGGAGTTCCGGCAGATCTTCCCGAAGCCGGGCTGGGTCGAGCACGATCTCGAGGACATCTGGGGCTCGACCGTGTCCACCGTGCAGCGTGCGCTCCGCGAGGCGGGGATCCGCGGCTCCGACGTCGCCGCGGTGGGCATCACCAACCAGCGCGAGACCACGGCGCTGTGGGAGCGCCGCTCCTCGCGCCCGGTGGCGCACGCCATCGTCTGGCAGGATCGCCGCACCACCGACGCGTGCGCGCAGCTGCGCTCCGCCGGGCACGAGCCGCTGGTGCGCGAGCGGACCGGTCTGGTGCTCGATCCGTACTTCTCCGCCACGAAGCTGCGGTGGCTGCTCGACAACACCAAGGGCGCGCGGCAGAAGGCCGAGGCCGGCGCGCTGGCGTTCGGGACCATCGACAGCTTCCTGGTGTGGCGGCTCACCGGCGGCGCGGCGCACGTCACCGACGTCTCGAACGCGAGCCGCACCCTGCTCATGGACCTGCGGGAGCGGCGCTGGGATCGCGAGCTCCTGGACCTGTTCGGCGTCCCGCCCAACGTGCTCCCGGAGATCCGCGCGTCGTCGGAGGTGTACGGCACCACCCGCGGGGTGAAGGTGCTCCCGGACGGCATCCCGGTGGCGGGCATGGCCGGCGACCAGCAGGCGGCGCTGTTCGGCCAGGCCTGCTTCCGGCCGGGCGAGGCGAAGTGCACCTACGGCACCGGCGCGTTCCTGCTCCAGAACGTCGGGCCGGAGCCGGTGATGTCGTCGCGCGGCCTGCTCACCACCGTCGCGTGGACGGTCGGGGGCGAGACGGCGTACGCGCTGGAGGGCTCCTCGTTCATCGCCGGCGCCGCGGTGCAGTGGCTCCGCGACGGGCTGGGGCTCATCGCGCGCGCGCCCGATGTGGAGGCGCTCGCGAAGCAGGTGAAGTCCACCGGCGAGCTGGTGTTCGTGCCGGCGCTGGCGGGGCTGGGCGCGCCGCACTGGCGGCCGGAGGCGCGCGGGCTCATCGCGGGCATCGACCGCGGCACCACCGCGGCGCACCTGGCGCGCGCCACGCTCGAGGGGATCGCCTTCCTCATCCACGACCTCGCCGAGGCGATGCGCGCCGAGGCGGGCAAGCCGTTCCCGGTCTTCAAGGTGGACGGCGGCGCCTCCCAGAACGACCTGCTCATGCAGTTCCAGGCTGACCTGCTCGAGGTGCCGGTGGAGCGGCCGCGCATGATCGAGACCACCGCGCTCGGCGCCGCGTTCCTGGCCGGCCTGGCGGTGGGCTTCTGGAAGGACCGCGAGGAGATCCGCCGCGCCTGGCAGGTGGGGAAGCGCTTCGAGCCGAAGATGAAGCCGGTCGAGCGAGAGCAGCACGTGGCGAAGTGGCGGAAGGCGGTCCAGGGGGCGTAG